The proteins below come from a single Strix uralensis isolate ZFMK-TIS-50842 chromosome 8, bStrUra1, whole genome shotgun sequence genomic window:
- the PRKAB2 gene encoding 5'-AMP-activated protein kinase subunit beta-2 isoform X1 — translation MGNTTSERVSGERHGSKSHRSDGSGAPHPAKEHPHKIMVGSTDDPSVFSSHDSKIAGDKEFVSWQPDLEESVKPSQQARPTVIRWADGGKEVFISGSFNNWSTKIPLIKSHNDFVAILDLPEGEHQYKFFVDGQWVHDPSEPVVTSQMGTINNLIHVKKSDFEVFDALKVDSLESSETSGRDLSSSPPGPYGQEMYVYRPEERFKSPPILPPHLLQVILNKDTNISCDPALLPEPNHVMLNHLYALSIKDGVMVLSATHRYKKKYVTTLLYKPI, via the exons ATGGGGAACACCACCAGCGAGCGAGTTTCTGGGGAGCGTCATGGCTCCAAGTCCCACCGCTCAGATGGCTccggtgccccccaccccgccaagGAGCACCCACACAAGATCATGGTGGGCAGCACCGACGACCCCAGTGTTTTCAGCTCCCATGACTCCAAG ATTGCTGGGGACAAGGAGTTTGTATCGTGGCAGCCAGATCTGGAGGAGTCAGTGAAACCATCCCAACAGGCTCGTCCCACTGTCATCCGCTGGGCCGATGGAGGCAAAGAGGTCTTCATCTCTGGATCTTTCAACAACTGGAGCACCAAGATCCCACTTATCAAGAG CCACAACGACTTTGTTGCTATCCTGGACCTCCCAGAAGGAGAGCACCAGTACAAATTTTTTGTGGATGGCCAGTGGGTCCATGACCCATCTGAG CCTGTGGTCACCAGCCAGATGGGAACGATTAACAACCTGATTCATGTCAAGAAGTCTGACTTTGAGGTGTTCGATGCTTTGAAGGTGGATTCCCTGGAGAGCTCAGAAACCTCAGGTCGGG ACCTATCAAGCTCACCACCTGGACCTTATGGCCAAGAGATGTATGTATACCGGCCCGAGGAGCGCTTCAAATCCCCACCCATCCTCCCGCCTCACCTCCTCCAGGTCATCCTGAACAAGGACACCAATATCTCG TGTGACCCCGCACTGCTGCCCGAACCCAACCACGTCATGCTCAACCACCTCTACGCGCTCTCCATCAAG GATGGCGTGATGGTGCTCAGTGCCACGCACCGCTACAAGAAGAAGTATGTCACCACGCTGCTGTACAAGCCCATCTGA
- the PRKAB2 gene encoding 5'-AMP-activated protein kinase subunit beta-2 isoform X2, with the protein MGNTTSERVSGERHGSKSHRSDGSGAPHPAKEHPHKIMVGSTDDPSVFSSHDSKIAGDKEFVSWQPDLEESVKPSQQARPTVIRWADGGKEVFISGSFNNWSTKIPLIKSHNDFVAILDLPEGEHQYKFFVDGQWVHDPSEPVVTSQMGTINNLIHVKKSDFEVFDALKVDSLESSETSDLSSSPPGPYGQEMYVYRPEERFKSPPILPPHLLQVILNKDTNISCDPALLPEPNHVMLNHLYALSIKDGVMVLSATHRYKKKYVTTLLYKPI; encoded by the exons ATGGGGAACACCACCAGCGAGCGAGTTTCTGGGGAGCGTCATGGCTCCAAGTCCCACCGCTCAGATGGCTccggtgccccccaccccgccaagGAGCACCCACACAAGATCATGGTGGGCAGCACCGACGACCCCAGTGTTTTCAGCTCCCATGACTCCAAG ATTGCTGGGGACAAGGAGTTTGTATCGTGGCAGCCAGATCTGGAGGAGTCAGTGAAACCATCCCAACAGGCTCGTCCCACTGTCATCCGCTGGGCCGATGGAGGCAAAGAGGTCTTCATCTCTGGATCTTTCAACAACTGGAGCACCAAGATCCCACTTATCAAGAG CCACAACGACTTTGTTGCTATCCTGGACCTCCCAGAAGGAGAGCACCAGTACAAATTTTTTGTGGATGGCCAGTGGGTCCATGACCCATCTGAG CCTGTGGTCACCAGCCAGATGGGAACGATTAACAACCTGATTCATGTCAAGAAGTCTGACTTTGAGGTGTTCGATGCTTTGAAGGTGGATTCCCTGGAGAGCTCAGAAACCTCAG ACCTATCAAGCTCACCACCTGGACCTTATGGCCAAGAGATGTATGTATACCGGCCCGAGGAGCGCTTCAAATCCCCACCCATCCTCCCGCCTCACCTCCTCCAGGTCATCCTGAACAAGGACACCAATATCTCG TGTGACCCCGCACTGCTGCCCGAACCCAACCACGTCATGCTCAACCACCTCTACGCGCTCTCCATCAAG GATGGCGTGATGGTGCTCAGTGCCACGCACCGCTACAAGAAGAAGTATGTCACCACGCTGCTGTACAAGCCCATCTGA